The Callospermophilus lateralis isolate mCalLat2 chromosome 15, mCalLat2.hap1, whole genome shotgun sequence genome window below encodes:
- the LOC143381512 gene encoding vomeronasal type-1 receptor 90-like encodes MLDGLINPSITFYSEVGIGIVANIILFLFHVIKFLCDKRLKDMNWIISLLALTHLLLLLNMGFLAVDTFASQAGLWGDVICKSVAYLYRLMRGLSIYATCLLSVLQAITLRPRSSPLSKFKPKSPQDSLRSFLFLWVFYMSFSAHFSISAVDNSTVTSQGLIFLSDSCTILPMSYFLRHLFTILGALWDVFLIGVMALFSGYMVTLLHRHKRQCQHLHGYSPSPKASPEQRATRAILLLLGIFVLMYCLDCIISSSRTMWNNDPVCRSVQIMMMVTNGYATTSPLVFTCNEKQSLNFLKFLWGKETAEITGEFHCAWRYIVFLTENVSGTPER; translated from the exons ATGCTGGATGGCCTTATTAACCCAAGCATCACCTTTTACTCTGAAGTGGGAATTGGGATTGTTGCCAACATCATCCTCTTTCTGTTCCATGTCATCAAGTTTCTGTGTGACAAGAGGCTCAAGGACATGAACTGGATCATCAGTCTCTTGGCTTTAACCCATCTCCTGCTGCTGCTCAACATGGGGTTCTTAGCTGTAGACACTTTTGCATCTCAGGCGGGGCTTTGGGGTGATGTGATATGTAAATCAGTTGCCTACTTGTACAGGTTGATGAGGGGCCTGTCCATTTATGCCACCTGCCTGCTGAGTGTCCTGCAGGCCATCACCCTCAGGCCCAGAAGCTCCCCCTTGTCAAAGTTTAAGCCTAAGTCCCCACAGGACAGCCTGAGGTCCTTTCTCTTCCTGTGGGTCTTCTATATGTCCTTCAGTGCCCACTTCTCAATCTCTGCTGTTGACAACTCCACTGTGACCTCACAGGGCCTTATATTCCTCAGTGATTCCTGCACTATCTTGCCCATGAGTTACTTCCTCAGGCATTTGTTTACCATCCTGGGTGCATTATGGGATGTATTCCTTATAGGGGTCATGGCCCTCTTCAGTGGGTACATGGTGACCCTCTTGCATAGGCATAAGAGGCAGTGCCAGCACCTTCACGGCTACAGCCCATCTCCAAAAGCCTCCCCAGAACAGAGGGCCACCAGGGCCATCCTGCTGCTCCTGGGAATTTTTGTGCTCATGTACTGTTTGGACTGCATCATCTCCTCCTCAAGAACCATGTGGAACAATGACCCTGTGTGCCGTTCTGTCCAGATCATG ATGATGGTGACCAATGGCTATGCCACAACTAGCCCTTTGGTTTTCACCTGTAATGAAAAACAAAgccttaactttttaaaattcttatgggGGAAGGAGA CTGCTGAAATTACAGGAGAATTTCACTGTGCCTGGCGGTACATTGTATTTCTGACTGAAAATGTGAGCGGAACCCCTGAGAGGTAA